Proteins encoded by one window of Phytohabitans houttuyneae:
- a CDS encoding molybdenum cofactor biosynthesis protein MoaE, with translation MTGSGAIVLLAVTDKPLDLAAHEAAVAERRAGAVVSFQGVVRDHDHGRSVTKLEYEGHPSAEAVLREVAAEICADPEVYAVAVSHRVGPLEIGDAALVAAVSTAHRAAAFAACARLVDEVKARLPIWKHQIFSDGTDEWVNCP, from the coding sequence ATGACCGGCAGTGGTGCGATCGTCCTGCTCGCGGTCACCGACAAGCCGCTCGACCTCGCCGCGCACGAGGCCGCGGTCGCCGAGCGGCGGGCCGGCGCGGTGGTGTCGTTTCAGGGCGTGGTGCGCGACCACGACCACGGCCGCTCGGTGACCAAGCTGGAGTACGAAGGCCACCCCTCCGCCGAAGCGGTGCTCCGCGAGGTGGCCGCCGAGATCTGCGCCGACCCCGAGGTGTACGCGGTGGCGGTGTCGCACCGCGTCGGTCCACTCGAGATCGGCGACGCCGCGCTCGTGGCGGCCGTCAGCACAGCACACCGGGCCGCCGCCTTCGCTGCCTGCGCCCGCCTCGTCGACGAGGTGAAGGCGCGACTGCCGATCTGGAAGCACCAGATCTTCAGCGACGGCACCGACGAGTGGGTCAACTGCCCCTGA
- a CDS encoding MogA/MoaB family molybdenum cofactor biosynthesis protein, translating into MIRARVVVASNRASAGVYADTSGPLLVEGLRGLGCEVGDPVVVPDGEPVASELRRAVAEGLDVVLTSGGTGISPTDRTPDVTRELLDYEVPGIAEAIRAYGRDKVPTAALSRGLAGVAGRTLVVNLPGSKGGARDGLAVLGPLLAHAVDQLRGGDHASQPQG; encoded by the coding sequence GTGATCAGGGCGCGCGTGGTCGTCGCTTCCAATCGCGCCTCCGCGGGCGTCTACGCCGACACCAGCGGCCCGCTGCTCGTCGAGGGCCTGCGCGGCCTCGGCTGCGAGGTGGGCGACCCGGTGGTCGTGCCGGACGGCGAGCCGGTCGCCAGCGAGCTGCGCCGCGCCGTGGCCGAGGGCCTCGACGTGGTGCTGACAAGTGGCGGCACCGGCATCAGCCCGACCGATCGCACTCCGGACGTGACCCGCGAGCTGCTCGACTACGAGGTGCCGGGCATCGCCGAGGCGATCCGGGCGTACGGGCGGGACAAGGTGCCCACCGCCGCGCTGTCCCGAGGGCTGGCCGGGGTCGCCGGCCGTACCCTCGTCGTCAACCTGCCGGGCTCCAAGGGTGGGGCGCGCGACGGCCTCGCCGTGCTCGGGCCGTTGCTGGCACACGCCGTTGATCAGCTCCGCGGTGGCGACCACGCGAGCCAGCCACAGGGATAG
- a CDS encoding BTAD domain-containing putative transcriptional regulator → MLAVQSGRVVGLEELIDELWPADPPASAVPNARTYAANLRRLFDATGPASGLIRRQGDGYLLVAERSDVDLHAFLDDCQAARDLRAGGEPLKAATVLAGALARWRGPMLAGVTQGPVLAARSAALEEERLVATEDLADIHLELGQPAEAARLMRDHTHMHPLRERAYGLLMRAQVAAGDVAGALRAYTAARRALGEELGIEPGPELRRLHRAALKPAAEPVPVAPPEPPAPVPSWLPRRVADFTGRSHLVARLLRAGREAGDHPVIQVIDGMAGSGKTALAVHVAHQLAEHYPDAQLFIDLQGHGESSPVEPAAALVTLLRQIGVPAERIPADVYDRIALWRNELARRRTVVVLDNAAGTDQVTPLLPTAPGSVVLVTSRRRLAALEGGHLESLPLLPPGEAIDLLANAVGPERVRAEPEAAGRVVARCGYLPLAIRLAGARLAHRPGWRLADLADRLGHQATVLAELTAENRSIASAFGLSYAPLREPAKKMFRLLGLWPGEHFPIEAAAALSGLTLAEARRVIDELVDRHLVEEPDAGRFRLHDLMREYAQALALAVDRPAEREAAVRGVLDHYLQSVAAVTEPMEPAALRRHIALGQPLRPDLLDEQGVVDSDWLERENGNVRALVRHAEQTGHDEYAWRMARAPWRFHYLRGYIDDIVELHECGLRAAERLKDDTAIASMHNYLASGLQRVGRSQEAVHHLEIAIKLRERTGDLGGAGQSRANAASVYWMLGRFEEAASINLMALAESWRLGGDLSVLLILPNLGIPLMYLGRLDEALRAHRWHLFLARQQGDYYHMAQALGHIGAVRVRMDDPLGAIRVIKASVALKKRIGIRLGVAESFNDLGCAYQRLGHLVEAERMHRLALVEAAAVGHRSIDVTTLNDLGLTLALGDRCRAAIETHEQALALATRIGNPYEQGRALSGIAACRVDENPVEARRHWERALALFRQMNVPEQHEVERRLAGLAPAVPH, encoded by the coding sequence ATGTTGGCGGTCCAATCCGGGCGTGTGGTCGGCCTCGAAGAGTTGATCGATGAGCTGTGGCCGGCCGATCCACCCGCCTCAGCCGTGCCCAACGCGCGCACGTACGCGGCGAACCTCCGCCGGCTCTTCGACGCCACCGGGCCGGCCAGCGGCCTGATCCGGCGCCAGGGCGACGGCTACCTGCTGGTGGCCGAGCGCTCCGACGTCGACCTGCACGCCTTCCTCGACGACTGCCAGGCCGCCCGCGACCTGCGAGCCGGTGGCGAGCCGCTCAAGGCGGCCACGGTCCTGGCCGGCGCGCTCGCCCGGTGGCGCGGACCGATGCTCGCCGGCGTGACCCAGGGCCCGGTGCTCGCCGCCCGCAGCGCCGCGCTGGAGGAGGAGCGGCTGGTCGCCACCGAAGACCTCGCCGACATCCACCTCGAGCTGGGCCAGCCGGCCGAGGCCGCCCGGCTCATGCGCGACCACACCCACATGCACCCGCTGCGCGAGCGGGCGTATGGGCTGCTGATGCGTGCCCAGGTGGCCGCGGGGGACGTGGCCGGTGCGCTGCGGGCGTACACGGCCGCGAGGCGAGCGCTCGGCGAGGAGCTCGGCATCGAGCCCGGTCCCGAGCTGCGCCGGCTGCACCGGGCCGCGCTGAAACCGGCCGCCGAGCCGGTACCTGTCGCGCCTCCCGAGCCGCCGGCGCCGGTACCGAGCTGGCTGCCCCGCCGGGTCGCCGACTTCACCGGCCGGTCGCACCTGGTGGCCCGCCTCCTGCGGGCGGGGCGGGAAGCGGGTGACCACCCGGTCATCCAGGTGATCGACGGGATGGCCGGCAGCGGCAAGACGGCGCTGGCGGTACACGTCGCGCACCAGCTCGCCGAGCACTACCCGGACGCGCAGCTCTTCATCGACCTGCAGGGCCACGGCGAGAGCAGCCCTGTCGAGCCCGCGGCGGCGCTGGTCACGCTGCTGCGGCAGATCGGCGTACCGGCCGAGCGGATCCCGGCCGACGTCTACGACCGGATCGCCCTGTGGCGCAACGAGCTGGCCCGCCGGCGGACCGTCGTCGTGCTCGACAACGCGGCCGGCACCGACCAGGTCACCCCACTGCTGCCCACTGCGCCGGGATCCGTGGTCTTGGTCACCAGCCGGCGCCGCCTCGCCGCGCTCGAGGGCGGCCACCTGGAGTCGCTGCCGCTGCTGCCGCCCGGTGAGGCGATCGACCTGCTGGCCAACGCGGTCGGTCCGGAGCGGGTGCGCGCCGAGCCGGAGGCGGCCGGCCGGGTGGTGGCCCGCTGCGGCTACCTGCCGCTGGCGATCCGGCTGGCCGGCGCGCGGCTCGCCCACCGGCCCGGCTGGCGCCTCGCCGACCTCGCTGACCGGCTCGGCCACCAGGCCACCGTGCTGGCCGAGCTGACCGCGGAAAACCGCTCGATCGCCAGCGCGTTCGGCCTCTCGTACGCGCCGCTGCGCGAGCCGGCCAAGAAGATGTTCCGGCTGCTGGGCCTGTGGCCGGGCGAGCACTTCCCGATCGAGGCGGCCGCCGCCCTCAGCGGGCTGACGCTCGCCGAGGCGCGGCGGGTGATCGACGAGCTCGTCGACCGGCATCTCGTCGAGGAGCCGGACGCCGGCCGGTTCCGCCTGCACGACCTGATGCGCGAGTACGCGCAGGCGCTCGCTCTGGCCGTCGATCGGCCGGCCGAGCGGGAGGCGGCCGTACGCGGCGTGCTCGACCACTACCTGCAGTCCGTGGCGGCGGTGACCGAGCCGATGGAGCCGGCCGCCCTGCGCCGGCACATCGCTCTGGGCCAGCCGCTGCGCCCGGACCTCCTCGACGAGCAGGGAGTGGTCGACAGCGACTGGCTGGAGCGCGAAAACGGCAACGTCCGGGCGCTGGTACGCCACGCGGAGCAGACCGGCCACGACGAGTACGCGTGGCGGATGGCCCGCGCGCCCTGGCGCTTCCACTACCTGCGCGGCTACATCGACGACATCGTGGAGCTGCACGAGTGCGGGCTCCGTGCCGCCGAGCGGCTCAAAGACGACACCGCGATCGCCTCAATGCACAACTACCTGGCCTCCGGCCTCCAGCGCGTGGGCCGTTCCCAGGAGGCGGTGCACCACCTGGAGATCGCGATCAAGCTGCGGGAGCGCACGGGCGACCTGGGTGGGGCCGGTCAGAGCAGGGCGAACGCGGCGAGCGTGTACTGGATGCTCGGACGGTTCGAGGAGGCGGCCTCGATCAACCTGATGGCGCTGGCCGAGAGCTGGCGCCTGGGTGGCGACCTGTCGGTCCTGCTGATCCTGCCCAACCTCGGCATCCCGCTCATGTACCTGGGGCGCCTGGACGAAGCCCTCCGGGCGCATCGCTGGCACCTGTTCCTGGCTCGCCAGCAGGGCGACTACTACCACATGGCGCAGGCGCTCGGTCACATCGGCGCGGTGCGTGTGCGGATGGACGACCCGCTCGGCGCGATCCGCGTCATCAAGGCGTCGGTGGCGCTGAAGAAGCGCATCGGCATCCGGCTCGGCGTGGCCGAGTCCTTCAACGACCTTGGCTGCGCGTACCAGCGCCTCGGTCACCTGGTCGAAGCCGAGCGGATGCACCGGCTGGCGCTGGTGGAGGCGGCGGCCGTGGGTCACCGGAGCATCGACGTCACCACCCTGAACGACCTTGGCTTGACGCTGGCCCTCGGCGACCGGTGCCGTGCCGCGATCGAGACCCACGAGCAGGCACTGGCGCTGGCCACCCGGATCGGAAACCCGTACGAGCAGGGGCGGGCGCTCTCCGGCATCGCCGCGTGCCGGGTCGACGAAAACCCCGTCGAGGCACGCCGCCACTGGGAGCGGGCGCTCGCCCTGTTCCGGCAGATGAACGTGCCGGAGCAGCACGAGGTCGAGCGCCGCCTCGCGGGCCTGGCGCCCGCCGTCCCCCACTGA
- a CDS encoding ATP-binding protein — protein sequence MGRPERGLDAIDGPVESFVAELRDLRRTAGNPSYRELAKRAHYAPTTFSSAVSGYRLPTLDVTLAFVSACEGDVSRWEERWREADSQTRAASTRSTEGVARAPYRGLGPYQPHHAEWFFGRDRLVNRLSALLPMRRVVVVSGHSGTGKSSLLRAGLIPRLNAAAARPAWLPVLLTPGRQPAAELARRVRDAITRTPHEVALTVVIDQFEELFTRGVGEAEQAEFLAALRGLVRAPHGRHRVVVGVRTEYAERTADLLAGAANGVGRLAVDEMTGPELRESIVRAARQAGLAVERSLVARIAAAAPGTPHALPRISHALLEAWRRRRGVIITLAGYEAAGGISGAVEQTAESVHTGLGGPERQALRWTMQQLARMDSTGKVSLLGHAPAGTSPAAVTAVGRMAVAGLLTATPETVEIPHAALVTAWPRLRGWLRDDATNQPRIAQLSSSYRSAS from the coding sequence ATGGGGCGGCCAGAGCGCGGGCTCGATGCGATCGACGGGCCCGTGGAGAGTTTCGTCGCCGAGCTTCGAGATCTACGACGGACAGCCGGAAACCCGAGCTACCGGGAGCTGGCCAAGCGAGCACACTACGCACCGACGACGTTCTCCTCGGCCGTCTCCGGGTACCGGCTGCCGACCCTCGACGTGACGCTCGCGTTCGTGAGCGCGTGCGAGGGCGACGTCAGCCGGTGGGAGGAGCGGTGGCGGGAGGCGGACAGCCAGACGCGGGCCGCGTCCACCCGGTCGACCGAGGGGGTCGCCCGCGCCCCGTACCGCGGGCTCGGGCCGTACCAGCCGCACCACGCGGAGTGGTTCTTCGGCCGTGACCGGCTGGTCAACAGGCTGTCCGCCCTGCTGCCGATGCGGCGGGTGGTGGTCGTGTCCGGCCACAGCGGCACGGGCAAGTCGTCGCTGCTCCGGGCGGGGCTCATCCCCCGCCTCAACGCCGCGGCGGCACGGCCGGCGTGGCTGCCGGTCCTGCTGACGCCGGGCCGCCAGCCGGCCGCCGAGCTGGCCCGGCGGGTGCGCGACGCGATCACCCGTACCCCTCATGAGGTGGCCCTGACCGTCGTCATCGACCAGTTCGAAGAGCTCTTCACGCGCGGGGTCGGCGAGGCCGAGCAGGCCGAGTTCCTCGCCGCGCTGCGCGGGCTCGTCCGGGCGCCGCACGGCCGGCACCGGGTCGTTGTGGGGGTCCGCACCGAGTACGCCGAGCGCACCGCCGACCTGCTGGCCGGCGCGGCGAACGGCGTGGGCCGGCTCGCCGTCGACGAGATGACCGGTCCGGAGCTGCGGGAGTCGATCGTGCGCGCGGCGCGGCAGGCCGGGCTCGCGGTGGAACGCTCACTCGTCGCCCGCATCGCGGCCGCCGCACCGGGCACGCCGCACGCGCTCCCGCGCATCTCACACGCGCTGCTCGAGGCTTGGCGCCGGCGGCGCGGCGTGATCATCACGCTGGCCGGCTACGAGGCGGCGGGCGGAATCTCCGGCGCTGTCGAGCAGACCGCGGAGAGCGTGCACACAGGTCTCGGCGGGCCGGAGCGGCAGGCCCTGCGCTGGACGATGCAGCAGCTTGCACGGATGGACAGCACGGGCAAGGTCTCACTTCTCGGGCACGCTCCGGCCGGCACCAGCCCTGCCGCGGTGACCGCGGTCGGCCGCATGGCGGTCGCTGGCCTGCTCACGGCCACTCCGGAGACCGTGGAGATCCCGCACGCCGCGCTCGTGACGGCCTGGCCGCGCCTGCGGGGGTGGCTCCGCGACGACGCCACCAACCAGCCGCGTATCGCGCAATTGTCGAGTTCGTATCGATCGGCCTCCTAG
- a CDS encoding molybdopterin molybdotransferase MoeA produces the protein MSTQTAPVSWARARSLVYTAGLAAAQPAVQVPLAEADGHTLAEPLTTLTDLPAFPTSSVDGWAVRGPGPWRVVGRVLAGSSPAPLDEDGTTVEIATGAMLPEGATAVLRVEESAHTPDGLVTGTPRAQPEWRVPGDEAHSGEVLLPAGAAVNPGVIGLAASCGYDTLPVRRPPRSALLVFGDELLTTGLPGAGRVRDALGAPVPAWLRRYGAEPGLFVGPVEDTLAAHVAAIRKALDGAELVCTTGGTMRGPVDHLHPALRELGGEYVVNTVAVRPGFPMLLARVPGPDGRSRFLAGLPGNPQSAIVALVSLVAPLIAGLHGRPEPVLPTITLAEAVPGRGEYTHLALVRVDPVDHVAHPVRHVGSAMLRGLAQADGFAVIEPGTTGEAGAVVPFAPLPLFSGERP, from the coding sequence GTGAGCACGCAGACAGCGCCGGTCTCGTGGGCCCGGGCGCGGTCGCTGGTCTACACGGCCGGCTTGGCCGCCGCCCAGCCGGCGGTGCAGGTGCCGCTGGCCGAGGCCGACGGGCACACGCTCGCCGAGCCACTGACCACGCTGACCGACCTGCCCGCGTTCCCGACCTCCAGTGTGGACGGTTGGGCGGTGCGCGGCCCGGGGCCGTGGCGGGTGGTCGGTCGGGTGCTGGCCGGCAGCAGCCCGGCACCGCTCGACGAAGACGGCACCACGGTCGAGATCGCCACCGGCGCGATGCTGCCCGAAGGCGCCACCGCCGTGCTCCGCGTCGAGGAGTCGGCGCACACGCCCGACGGGCTGGTGACCGGCACGCCGAGGGCGCAGCCCGAGTGGCGGGTGCCCGGCGACGAGGCGCACAGCGGCGAGGTGCTGCTGCCGGCCGGCGCCGCCGTCAACCCGGGAGTCATCGGCCTCGCCGCCTCCTGCGGCTACGACACGCTGCCGGTCCGCCGCCCGCCACGCTCGGCCCTGCTGGTCTTCGGCGACGAGCTGCTCACCACCGGCCTGCCCGGCGCCGGCCGCGTGCGTGACGCGCTCGGCGCGCCGGTGCCGGCCTGGCTCCGGCGGTACGGCGCGGAGCCCGGCCTCTTCGTCGGACCGGTCGAGGACACGCTCGCGGCGCACGTCGCCGCCATCCGCAAGGCGCTCGACGGCGCGGAGCTTGTCTGCACGACCGGCGGCACGATGCGTGGCCCGGTCGACCACCTCCACCCGGCCCTTCGCGAGCTGGGCGGGGAGTACGTGGTGAACACCGTCGCGGTCCGCCCCGGCTTTCCGATGCTGCTGGCCCGGGTGCCCGGCCCTGACGGGCGGTCCCGTTTCCTGGCCGGCCTCCCGGGCAACCCGCAGTCCGCGATCGTCGCGCTGGTGTCGCTGGTCGCCCCACTGATCGCCGGCCTGCACGGGCGGCCCGAGCCGGTGCTGCCCACGATCACGCTGGCCGAGGCGGTGCCGGGCCGCGGTGAGTACACGCATCTGGCGCTCGTCCGCGTCGACCCGGTCGACCACGTCGCGCATCCGGTACGGCACGTCGGCTCGGCGATGCTGCGCGGGCTGGCACAGGCCGACGGGTTCGCGGTGATCGAGCCGGGCACCACCGGTGAGGCGGGCGCGGTCGTCCCGTTCGCCCCACTCCCCCTCTTTTCTGGAGAGCGGCCATGA
- the moaC gene encoding cyclic pyranopterin monophosphate synthase MoaC: MTDSAHLTHVDDAGAARMVDVSAKSVSVRRAVAAGRLRTTAEVVDLLRRDGLPKGDALAVARIAGIMGAKRTPDIVPLCHPIALHGVTVDFELTAETVEITASAKTADRTGVEMEALTAVAAAGLALVDMVKAVDPAASIEGVRVMSKEGGKTGDWLRPEDRQ, encoded by the coding sequence GTGACGGATTCCGCCCATCTCACCCACGTCGACGACGCCGGCGCAGCCCGCATGGTGGACGTCTCGGCCAAGTCGGTTTCGGTGCGCCGCGCGGTCGCCGCCGGGCGCCTGCGCACCACCGCCGAGGTCGTCGACCTGCTCCGCCGCGACGGCCTGCCCAAGGGCGACGCGCTGGCCGTGGCCCGGATCGCCGGGATCATGGGCGCCAAGCGCACGCCCGACATCGTCCCGCTGTGCCACCCGATCGCGCTGCACGGCGTCACGGTCGACTTCGAGCTGACCGCCGAGACCGTGGAAATCACCGCGAGTGCCAAGACCGCCGATCGCACCGGCGTGGAGATGGAGGCCTTGACGGCCGTGGCCGCCGCCGGGCTCGCGCTTGTCGACATGGTCAAGGCCGTCGACCCGGCAGCTTCCATCGAGGGGGTACGGGTGATGAGCAAAGAGGGCGGCAAGACCGGCGACTGGCTCCGCCCCGAGGATCGGCAGTGA
- a CDS encoding glycosyltransferase 87 family protein — translation MPATVGRRMGRLARVRRVLSGIDLWLVVRVGIVAVTFYAAWRAIEAYGRFYDFFDMKIYHGAVVWWAGGNELYEFIAPGMTIGYTYPPFAGIMMMPLALVPVKAAGVINIVVSLSALALVLAALLAPITRRYGWSLWFVVGIATALATATEPVRETLGFGQVNLLLFALIFADLVALRWRSRGRSNPLLSGRGQLARFFASGAWAGAGIGLATSIKLTPALFIVYLIFTRQWRVAFTAIGTAVGVTMATFAIAGRESTTYWTSVLWQTERVGQADMTPNQSLAGVLARMYDSVTAPTLLWLTFSLLLLAVGLSRASHAHADGDELTAFTLVGLTTNVISPISWSHHLLYVLPVMIILFDATLRRRDASRGPIRRPGPVTSGLTALTGLRAPSWFPALAGMRHALAAVGLFLLFVRSPIWPYEHQLPQVSHYADGLWGALMENSLALAIIVLVAALPWRPGAEPVFNGPAYAVGNTVLRPRRTHEVSRSGPARRAAEPVEPRQADEALRGS, via the coding sequence ATGCCGGCGACCGTCGGGAGACGGATGGGCCGCCTTGCCCGAGTCCGCCGTGTGCTCAGTGGGATCGATCTCTGGTTGGTCGTACGGGTCGGCATCGTCGCCGTTACCTTCTACGCCGCCTGGCGCGCCATCGAGGCGTACGGGCGGTTCTACGACTTCTTCGACATGAAGATCTACCACGGCGCGGTGGTCTGGTGGGCAGGCGGCAACGAGCTATACGAGTTCATCGCTCCAGGCATGACCATCGGCTACACATATCCACCCTTCGCGGGCATCATGATGATGCCGCTGGCACTGGTGCCGGTGAAGGCGGCGGGCGTCATCAACATCGTGGTCAGCCTCTCGGCGCTCGCGCTCGTGCTGGCCGCCCTGCTCGCGCCGATCACCCGGCGATACGGCTGGTCCCTGTGGTTTGTCGTGGGCATCGCGACAGCGCTGGCCACGGCCACCGAGCCGGTCCGCGAGACGCTGGGCTTCGGCCAGGTCAACCTGCTGTTGTTCGCGCTGATCTTCGCCGACCTCGTGGCGCTGCGCTGGCGGTCCCGTGGCCGCAGCAACCCGCTCCTCAGTGGACGCGGGCAGCTGGCCCGCTTTTTCGCCAGCGGCGCGTGGGCCGGTGCCGGCATCGGCCTGGCCACTTCGATCAAGCTGACGCCCGCGCTGTTCATCGTGTACCTGATCTTCACTCGACAGTGGCGGGTCGCCTTCACCGCGATCGGCACCGCTGTGGGTGTGACCATGGCCACGTTCGCGATCGCCGGGCGCGAGTCCACGACGTACTGGACGAGCGTGCTCTGGCAGACCGAGCGCGTGGGTCAGGCCGACATGACGCCCAACCAGTCACTCGCCGGCGTGCTCGCCCGGATGTACGACTCGGTGACCGCGCCCACCCTGCTGTGGCTCACGTTTTCGCTGCTGCTGCTCGCGGTCGGGCTCTCCCGGGCTTCGCACGCGCACGCCGACGGTGACGAGCTGACCGCGTTCACGCTGGTGGGCCTGACGACCAACGTGATCAGCCCGATCTCGTGGTCGCACCACCTGCTCTACGTGCTCCCGGTCATGATCATCCTGTTCGACGCCACGCTGCGGCGCCGGGATGCCAGCCGAGGGCCCATCCGGCGGCCGGGCCCGGTCACCTCCGGACTGACCGCGCTGACCGGCCTCCGCGCACCGTCCTGGTTCCCCGCGCTGGCCGGCATGCGCCACGCGCTGGCGGCTGTGGGACTCTTCCTGCTCTTCGTGCGCTCGCCCATCTGGCCGTACGAGCACCAGCTGCCGCAGGTCTCGCACTACGCGGACGGGCTCTGGGGCGCGCTGATGGAAAACTCCCTCGCGCTGGCGATCATCGTGCTGGTGGCCGCCCTGCCGTGGCGCCCCGGGGCCGAGCCGGTCTTCAACGGCCCGGCCTACGCGGTGGGCAACACGGTGCTCCGCCCGCGCCGCACGCACGAGGTCTCCCGCAGCGGCCCGGCCCGCAGGGCGGCGGAGCCGGTGGAGCCACGCCAGGCGGACGAGGCGCTCAGGGGCAGTTGA
- a CDS encoding DoxX family protein, whose translation MRPVRGAARAMLSAIFVANGAHAIINPDPLVPRAKRVTDRVSPLIEKVPAQLPTDARTLVRVNGAVQAVAGLLLATGRGSRGAAAVLAGTLVPTTLAGHAFWEHDDPAERRTQQIHFLKNIGLLGGLLLAVADTEGRPSLRYRTGRFVGDRRRSIKRGVRAARRDARIAVKSASVGRHLPG comes from the coding sequence ATGAGACCCGTACGCGGCGCGGCACGTGCCATGCTCAGCGCCATCTTCGTGGCCAATGGTGCGCACGCGATCATTAACCCGGACCCGCTGGTCCCGAGGGCCAAGCGGGTCACGGACCGGGTCTCTCCGCTCATCGAGAAAGTGCCTGCTCAACTGCCGACCGACGCGCGGACGCTGGTCCGCGTCAACGGCGCTGTCCAGGCGGTCGCCGGGCTGCTGCTGGCCACCGGCCGGGGGAGTCGCGGTGCCGCGGCGGTGCTGGCCGGTACGCTCGTGCCGACCACGCTCGCGGGCCACGCGTTCTGGGAGCACGACGACCCGGCCGAGCGCCGGACCCAGCAGATCCACTTCTTGAAGAACATCGGGCTGCTCGGCGGACTGCTGCTGGCGGTCGCCGACACCGAGGGGCGACCGAGCCTGCGCTACCGTACGGGGCGCTTCGTGGGGGATCGACGGCGTTCAATAAAGCGTGGTGTCCGGGCCGCCCGGCGGGACGCGCGAATCGCCGTGAAGTCGGCGTCTGTGGGCCGGCACCTGCCGGGATAA